Sequence from the Phragmites australis chromosome 6, lpPhrAust1.1, whole genome shotgun sequence genome:
ATTTGGAATTTATCATGTCGATATCCTTAAGCATTTCAACAAATATCTAGAAAAATATCTTTGAAATGcaatacttataattttttcttaatgCTAATTATGTAGCTTTATGTATTATGAGTACTAAACTTTGCATGGAAGCGTGCAGCATTGCTTTCATCAAAGGCACGGTACAAGAACCCGTGTGCACTTTGCAATATCCGCTAGGTGGTTTGGCGGCTTCAGTTCACCTATGACGTGCACGCCCGAGGAACTAACCAATCAGAAGCGCGCTAACATGCTGCCGTGGCCTTGGCCGTAGTCCATGTAATCAATCGCAGTCACGTGTCAGAAACGAAGAATCGAATCATTGTCATATTTTAAAGGGATccatattttaaaagagagttctacttgaacaaaaaaaaatgcaacaatGTGATGATATGCGTGAGAATACACATGATTTAGTCGCAAAGATGAATGAAAGGAAGAAACGAACTCATTCTTACAAATAACAATCAAAAGTCATTTGTTTTTCACAGCACACAGATTAGGACTAAATCACGCGATCCAACGGGAAAAGGACATAACACATTTCCGCACGAATCTTAACACCATCGTGACCGCTGCAGGAAGGCGAAAAGTGCTCAAGCAACGCATTCGTCGTCGTATCACACTGCTCGGACGCCGATCAATCGATCGGCAGAAAGGCACGCACGCATCACTTGGGCATGGGCCCGTGGTTGTAGGTGTCGCAGCGCCGCCTGATCTCGCCGTCGGCCCCGGTCTTGACGCCGAGCAAGCTGAGCTTCTCCATGGCGCGGCCGAAGTCGTCGAAGAACGTGGTGGCGTTGGCGGCGTAGAGCTGCACGAACGGCTTGGTACGTGGGTCCGTCCAGAGTTCCTCGTCGGTGCTGAGCAGGCCGAGGCCGCGCTGCAGGTTTAGGAAGTACATGTTGTCGAACTTGCCGGGCGTCATGATGTCGTTGAACGCCGCAATGGTGCTGTCGTTGAGGTAATCCTTGCACGCGACCTGCAGCCCCTTGGCGTACGACGGGTTCATGCTCGGGTCGAACGGCTCCAGTTTCCCGCCCTTGTCGCGGTAGTTGAACAGCCGGTCCGCGAACTCCTTGCAGTGGGAGAAGCCTAGCGTGTGGGCGCCGGACAGCGCCACCAGCTCCTGCACCGTGAACCCCTTGGCGGCGAACATCTGGATGAGGCGGTCGACGGTGAAGTTGGTGTGCGGGAGCTCGACGTCGGGCGCCGTTGGTGACGAGGAGAGCGAGTCCTTGCGGCCCAGAGGGACGGGGTACCGGGGCCCGCCGGTCATGGTGACCAGCACGCGCGACGCCAGCGCGAGGATGTCGGCGCAGGACACCACGCCGGGGCACTCCAGCTCCAGGGCCAGCTTGGCGCGCGTCACGGCGTCGAAGGCGTCGCCCGGCAGCGAGTGGTTGATCTCCGCGTCGTGCTCTGACTTTGCGAACTGGTTGGATGCGATCAGCACCGACGCGTCGCACCCGCTcacgaagcagtcgtggaagaagACGCGGAGCACGGCTGCCGCCGTCGTCGGGTTCGCCATCTGCTTCGACTGGACCACCTCCGCGATGATCCGCTCCGCGCGCGGGCACGACTGGCTGTAGTACTCCGCCGTCAGCTTCCCTCCTGCCGGCGGCACCGGCACAGGCGGCTGCCCGCGCGCCGCGCCGGCCGAGAGGGCGgccacgaggaggaggagggacaGGCGCATGGCTGATATCTCGTGTTGGTACGTCGCTGTGCGTATGGTTCTTGGTAGGTTCCCTCCTGGCGTTGAGGCGTGCGTGTACTGGTCCAAGAAATGCGAGGAGTTGGAGCGGCTGTTCTTGGAGGCAATGGAGGAGAGCGAATGGAGGCGAGCGAGCGGCGGGGAGAGGTTCGcgggggaagaagaggggagcgGCTGCTTGTAACGCGTGTCTCTCGTTCTGGTCTTTACTACATTTAGCTTACGGCCAACCTTCAAATGTTGTGGATCTGAGCCTTTTGTGGCAGAATACGATATTACCTAGAAAACCATAAATTATCGGCTATTGAAACAATAACGATCAAGTTAATTGCACCGTTCCTGTTACTGAAAAATGTTTTAAGTAACGTGTTTTATTGATAGTTCAGCTATTGGATACAGGCTGCCTATCGTTTAAAACTATACAAGTCAGAAAAAACCATCAAACGTTATTCCTTCATTAAGACATGAGGCACAAAGTTTCAAACAGCATGATACGTCGATAGATTGCCTCATAAAAAATGGATAAAATATTTATCGTTAAATC
This genomic interval carries:
- the LOC133920375 gene encoding peroxidase 31-like — its product is MRLSLLLLVAALSAGAARGQPPVPVPPAGGKLTAEYYSQSCPRAERIIAEVVQSKQMANPTTAAAVLRVFFHDCFVSGCDASVLIASNQFAKSEHDAEINHSLPGDAFDAVTRAKLALELECPGVVSCADILALASRVLVTMTGGPRYPVPLGRKDSLSSSPTAPDVELPHTNFTVDRLIQMFAAKGFTVQELVALSGAHTLGFSHCKEFADRLFNYRDKGGKLEPFDPSMNPSYAKGLQVACKDYLNDSTIAAFNDIMTPGKFDNMYFLNLQRGLGLLSTDEELWTDPRTKPFVQLYAANATTFFDDFGRAMEKLSLLGVKTGADGEIRRRCDTYNHGPMPK